A single genomic interval of Helianthus annuus cultivar XRQ/B chromosome 13, HanXRQr2.0-SUNRISE, whole genome shotgun sequence harbors:
- the LOC110900975 gene encoding uncharacterized protein LOC110900975 — MADASNVNDDDDTARQEVFYNKVTEVAEGVMQANLPRLAQEVESRVFGVVDAMMTSKIEELKELIEGSKSKSKERRCTYKDFMACNPATYDGKIDPITCQRWISNIEAVFIRSCCDNEDKVMFATGQLTLQAKDWWDAHSKEIGEDRLQVMTWQEFKEPFMRYHCPQSAIDKIQEDFLRLRQKNESINEISNTFMDKMKFCGDFVKTERMKINRFYGALKAKFREFITPSKCETLDELINLARDREIEIKRQEERGEKRSSEKGASSSPSKKGKYQEQGRKDKSKGGITPCKTCGKLHTGECLLGKKGCYKCGKEGHSSYQCPNSLKTCYNCFEKGYIKSECPKLQQESKKEDKKQ, encoded by the coding sequence ATGGCTGATGCAAGCAacgttaatgatgatgatgatactgCTCGTCAAGAAGTATTTTACAATAAAGTCACAGAAGTGGCAGAAGGGGTTATGCAAGCTAATCTTCCACGATTAGCTCAAGAAGTAGAAAGTCGGGTATTTGGAGTTGTGGATGCCATGATGACTAGCAAGATTGAAGAACTGAAAGAACTGATAGAGGGATCTAAAAGCAAAAGCAAAGAACGACGTTGCACGTATAAAGACTTTATGGCGTGCAATCCCGCAACGTATGATGGTAAAATCGACCCGATCACATGCCAAAGATGGATTTCAAATATAGAAGCAGTATTTATTCGAAGCTGTTGTGATAATGAAGATAAGGTGATGTTCGCTACTGGCCAACTCACTCTTCAGGCGAAGGATTGGTGGGATGCACACAGTAAAGAAATAGGGGAGGATAGACTTCAAGTGATGACTTGGCAAGAATTTAAGGAACCCTTTATGAGATACCATTGCCCTCAGTCGGCTATTGATAAGATCCAGGAGGATTTCTTGCGCCTCCGACAGAAAAACGAGTCGATAAATGAAATATCAAATACTttcatggataagatgaagttttgtggAGATTTTGTGAAGActgaaaggatgaagatcaatcGCTTTTACGGGGCATTAAAGGCTAAATTTAGGGAGTTCATCACTCCCTCGAAATGCGAGACCCTTGACGAGCTTATCAATCTGGCACGGGATAGGGAAATTGAAATTAAGAGGCAAGAAGAACGTGGTGAAAAGAGATCAAGTGAAAAAGGTGCTAGTTCGAGTCCATCTAAAAAGGGGAAGTATCAAGAGCAAGGAAGGAAAGATAAGTCGAAGGGTGGTATTACTCCTTGCAAGACATGTGGAAAACTTCATACTGGTGAGTGTCTGTTAGGCAAGAAGGGGTGTTACAAATGTGGTAAGGAGGGACATTCGTCTTATCAATGTCCAAATAGCCTGAAGACTTGTTACAATTGTTTTGAAAAGGGGTATATTAAATCAGAATGCCCTAAACTTCAGCAAGAATCGAAAAAGGAAGATAAGAAGCAATAG
- the LOC110900976 gene encoding vegetative cell wall protein gp1-like, with protein MHPIVLSSDTTSYAGSPYQGPDEWDQYFNQFTFVYTPPYPPPQMPPPPQEDEPMEHAEQPQPPPQPRKPHGARMSMRAGQWSGSLPPLPPSYPTVPEDPQMAPMDYSYPAPPYDPYLQAVVHNALYPSPFPPAYPNAGYPNYGYQYPVVPQPQPP; from the exons ATGCATCCAATTGTGCTATCAAGTGACACGACATCCTATGCCGGATCTCCATACCAGGGTCCCGATGAATGGGACCAATACTTCAACCAATTTACTTTTGTTTACACACCTCCTTATCCACCTCCACAAATGCCGCCGCCTCCACAAGAGGACGAGCCAATGGAGCACGCGGAGCAACcgcaaccaccaccacaaccaaggAAACCTCATGGTGCACGTATGTCGATGCGTGCGGGGCAATGGTCGGGTTCGCTTCCACCTTTGCCACCATCTTATCCCACTGTTCCAgaggacccacaaatgg CACCTATGGATTATAGTTATCCAGCTCCGCCATACGACCCCTATCTTCAGGCGGTTGTTCATAATGCACTATATCCATCACCATTTCCTCCCGCTTACCCAAATGCTGGATATCCCAATTATGGGTACCAGTATCCTGTTgtgccacaaccacaaccaccgtAA